Proteins encoded in a region of the Ranitomeya imitator isolate aRanImi1 chromosome 9, aRanImi1.pri, whole genome shotgun sequence genome:
- the SF1 gene encoding splicing factor 1 isoform X4, translating to MVGLNPDFKPPADYKPPATRVSDKVMIPQDEYPEINFVGLLIGPRGNTLKNIEKECNAKIMIRGKGSVKEGKVGRKDGQMLPGEDEPLHALVTANTMENVKKAVDQIRNILKQGIETPEDQNDLRKMQLRELARLNGTLREDDNRILRPWQNTETRSITNTTLCTKCGGAGHIASDCKFTSVQIRPGEPQSAQDKARMDKEYLSLMAELGEAPIQSSMGATAGPTHSPIQGSPRPSSMTSNQPPMNRLPWMATDRPFPSLHGAPHSFPHPLGGAGNGPPLQPNPAGPHPHWMQPHPGAHPPGHHPMGLMHSHPMGLMPPPPPPPPSGPAPPPPPPSGPSLPPWQQQQNTGGPQPGAPLPWQQNSQNATGSSSLPPWQQQQGAGSVSSNNAMQSNASLVPPPPGVQPPLPPSAPPPPPPPPPGTTSLLYAPPPPPPPPIDHSNYVTMMGMGVPGLSPFSMPPAPPPPPPQN from the exons ATGGTTGGGTTGAACCCAGACTTCAAACCACCGGCTGATTATAA ACCACCCGCTACTCGTGTAAGTGACAAGGTCATGATCCCACAGGATGAATATCCGGAGATTAACTTTGTTGGTTTACTTATCGGCCCCAG GGGTAACACCCTAAAGAACATAGAGAAGGAGTGTAACGCAAAGATAATGATCCGCGGCAAAGGTTCGGTGAAAGAGGGCAAAGTGGGACGCAAAGATGGACAGATGCTTCCAGGGGAGGATGAGCCGCTACACGCCTTGGTGACTGCGAACACCATGGAGAATGTCAAGAAAGCAGTAGACCAG ATCAGAAATATTCTCAAGCAAGGGATTGAAACACCAGAAGATCAGAACGATCTCCGAAAAATGCAGCTACGAGAGCTTGCTCGGCTCAATGGTACTTTGCGGGAGGATGAtaacag GATCCTGCGGCCGTGGCAGAATACAGAAACCAGAAGCATCACCAATACCACCCTATGTACAAAGTGTGGAGGGGCTGGACACATCGCTTCAGACTGCAAATTTACAAG TGTCCAAATCCGCCCTGGAGAGCCCCAGTCTGCACAAGATAAGGCAAGAATGGATAAAGAATACCTTTCCCTTATGGCAGAGCTCGGGGAAGCACCAATACAGTCTTCTATGGGGGCCACAGCTGGGCCAACACACAGTCCTATTCAAGGGTCACCAAGGCCATCCAGCATGACTTCAAACCAGCCACCCATG AACCGACTGCCTTGGATGGCAACTGATCGACCATTCCCATCCCTTCATGGCGCCCCTCATTCCTTCCCTCACCCACTGGGCGGTGCAGGAAATGGTCCTCCTCTACAGCCGAATCCTGCAGGACCGCACCCCCACTGGATGCAGCCTCATCCAGGAGCACATCCACCTGGTCATCATCCAATGG GTCTCATGCACTCTCACCCTATGGGTTTGATGCCGCCTCCACCCCCGCCACCTCCTAGTGGTCCTGCACCGCCACCACCTCCACCATCTGGACCCTCTTTGCCTCCTTGGCAGCAGCAGCAAAATACAGGTGGACCCCAACCTGGAGCTCCTCTACCTTGGCAGCAAA ATTCTCAAAACGCCACTGGCTCATCTTCCCTTCCTCCCTGGCAGCAGCAACAAGGCGCAGGCTCTGTTTCATCTAACAACGCTATGCAGTCGAATGCCTCCCTTGTCCCTCCGCCTCCTGGAGTCCAACCACCCCTGCCTCCAAGTGCTCCGCCGCCTCCACCACCgccacctcctggaaccaccagccTTCTCTATGCTCCAccgcctcctccccctcctcccatagATCACTCCAACTATGTGACTATGATGGGGATGGGGGTCCCTGGCCTCTCCCCATTTTCTATGCCTCCTGcccctccaccaccacctcctcaaaaCTAA
- the SF1 gene encoding splicing factor 1 isoform X3, translated as MVGLNPDFKPPADYKPPATRVSDKVMIPQDEYPEINFVGLLIGPRGNTLKNIEKECNAKIMIRGKGSVKEGKVGRKDGQMLPGEDEPLHALVTANTMENVKKAVDQIRNILKQGIETPEDQNDLRKMQLRELARLNGTLREDDNRILRPWQNTETRSITNTTLCTKCGGAGHIASDCKFTSVQIRPGEPQSAQDKARMDKEYLSLMAELGEAPIQSSMGATAGPTHSPIQGSPRPSSMTSNQPPMQNRLPWMATDRPFPSLHGAPHSFPHPLGGAGNGPPLQPNPAGPHPHWMQPHPGAHPPGHHPMGLMHSHPMGLMPPPPPPPPSGPAPPPPPPSGPSLPPWQQQQNTGGPQPGAPLPWQQNSQNATGSSSLPPWQQQQGAGSVSSNNAMQSNASLVPPPPGVQPPLPPSAPPPPPPPPPGTTSLLYAPPPPPPPPIDHSNYVTMMGMGVPGLSPFSMPPAPPPPPPQN; from the exons ATGGTTGGGTTGAACCCAGACTTCAAACCACCGGCTGATTATAA ACCACCCGCTACTCGTGTAAGTGACAAGGTCATGATCCCACAGGATGAATATCCGGAGATTAACTTTGTTGGTTTACTTATCGGCCCCAG GGGTAACACCCTAAAGAACATAGAGAAGGAGTGTAACGCAAAGATAATGATCCGCGGCAAAGGTTCGGTGAAAGAGGGCAAAGTGGGACGCAAAGATGGACAGATGCTTCCAGGGGAGGATGAGCCGCTACACGCCTTGGTGACTGCGAACACCATGGAGAATGTCAAGAAAGCAGTAGACCAG ATCAGAAATATTCTCAAGCAAGGGATTGAAACACCAGAAGATCAGAACGATCTCCGAAAAATGCAGCTACGAGAGCTTGCTCGGCTCAATGGTACTTTGCGGGAGGATGAtaacag GATCCTGCGGCCGTGGCAGAATACAGAAACCAGAAGCATCACCAATACCACCCTATGTACAAAGTGTGGAGGGGCTGGACACATCGCTTCAGACTGCAAATTTACAAG TGTCCAAATCCGCCCTGGAGAGCCCCAGTCTGCACAAGATAAGGCAAGAATGGATAAAGAATACCTTTCCCTTATGGCAGAGCTCGGGGAAGCACCAATACAGTCTTCTATGGGGGCCACAGCTGGGCCAACACACAGTCCTATTCAAGGGTCACCAAGGCCATCCAGCATGACTTCAAACCAGCCACCCATG CAGAACCGACTGCCTTGGATGGCAACTGATCGACCATTCCCATCCCTTCATGGCGCCCCTCATTCCTTCCCTCACCCACTGGGCGGTGCAGGAAATGGTCCTCCTCTACAGCCGAATCCTGCAGGACCGCACCCCCACTGGATGCAGCCTCATCCAGGAGCACATCCACCTGGTCATCATCCAATGG GTCTCATGCACTCTCACCCTATGGGTTTGATGCCGCCTCCACCCCCGCCACCTCCTAGTGGTCCTGCACCGCCACCACCTCCACCATCTGGACCCTCTTTGCCTCCTTGGCAGCAGCAGCAAAATACAGGTGGACCCCAACCTGGAGCTCCTCTACCTTGGCAGCAAA ATTCTCAAAACGCCACTGGCTCATCTTCCCTTCCTCCCTGGCAGCAGCAACAAGGCGCAGGCTCTGTTTCATCTAACAACGCTATGCAGTCGAATGCCTCCCTTGTCCCTCCGCCTCCTGGAGTCCAACCACCCCTGCCTCCAAGTGCTCCGCCGCCTCCACCACCgccacctcctggaaccaccagccTTCTCTATGCTCCAccgcctcctccccctcctcccatagATCACTCCAACTATGTGACTATGATGGGGATGGGGGTCCCTGGCCTCTCCCCATTTTCTATGCCTCCTGcccctccaccaccacctcctcaaaaCTAA